Proteins encoded in a region of the Deltaproteobacteria bacterium genome:
- a CDS encoding 4Fe-4S dicluster domain-containing protein, with amino-acid sequence MSANTAISPSQLSIKDLPWQIVWNQDRCTLCGQCCAVCPMQALELGTFRKRTIKVTPGFRNKPENEHSIYYGIRQRTAPHQACVGCGTCTMVCPNDAILPVHSDEKDKLRFHVNRGGQPRTRGGRRNDNGSVLDQIKFIRISMLTDPALDSGRHEFDLRTLIGRVQSPADGLATFKEHGWAPPVRE; translated from the coding sequence ATGTCGGCAAACACAGCCATTAGCCCTTCCCAACTGAGCATCAAGGATCTGCCCTGGCAGATTGTCTGGAACCAGGACCGCTGCACCCTGTGCGGCCAGTGCTGCGCCGTGTGCCCCATGCAGGCCCTGGAGCTGGGCACGTTCCGCAAGCGCACAATCAAGGTCACGCCCGGATTCAGGAACAAACCGGAAAACGAGCATTCCATTTATTACGGCATCCGCCAGCGCACGGCCCCGCATCAGGCCTGCGTCGGGTGCGGCACGTGCACCATGGTCTGCCCCAATGACGCCATTCTGCCCGTGCATTCCGACGAAAAGGACAAGCTGCGCTTTCACGTCAACCGTGGCGGCCAGCCCAGGACCCGTGGCGGGCGCCGCAACGACAACGGTTCCGTTCTGGACCAGATCAAGTTCATCCGCATTTCCATGCTGACCGACCCGGCGCTGGACTCCGGCCGTCACGAGTTCGACCTGCGCACCCTGATCGGCCGCGTCCAAAGCCCGGCCGATGGTCTGGCCACCTTCAAGGAGCACGGCTGGGCTCCGCCCGTGCGCGAGAT
- a CDS encoding glutamate synthase — translation MCRLFALTSSEPVSPMDAIRALDVMREGHDGSGVGLYLSDLGGPFESMKDSPVLSGIFTEIGVKRLDEYMSARGFTLKYDLPITPKGAMPAWTPKRERYVVRAYDAPFSWAGLSEQEKGQGYLKIRLELKHMGLADDSMTVFSFWPDTVMIKEIGDPLQVGEYLGLDRPEIKSRLILAQGRQNTNYAINLYACHPFFIEGLSTMTNGENTAFVPIRDYLSSQGVSGYEGYNSDSEVFTHILHYTIKKLGLPFAAYKHIITPLKDHEMAAHPDKAFLTKLKQICRRLIIDGPNCVIGCLPDKSMFMVQDSKKLRPGVVGGRPGLYAFSSEICGLDLAIPDRDKSQDFQPMHLDSAIVGPDRQEITLCRQTQPLALPN, via the coding sequence ATGTGTCGATTGTTTGCTCTGACGAGCAGCGAACCCGTGTCCCCCATGGATGCCATCCGGGCTCTGGATGTCATGCGCGAAGGGCACGACGGATCGGGAGTGGGGCTCTATCTGTCGGATTTGGGCGGTCCGTTCGAATCCATGAAGGACAGCCCCGTTTTGTCCGGAATTTTCACGGAAATCGGCGTCAAACGCCTGGACGAGTACATGTCCGCGCGGGGGTTCACCCTCAAATACGATCTGCCCATCACCCCCAAGGGGGCCATGCCTGCCTGGACGCCCAAACGGGAACGGTACGTGGTCCGCGCCTACGATGCTCCGTTCTCCTGGGCCGGGCTGTCCGAGCAGGAAAAAGGCCAGGGCTATCTTAAAATCCGCCTCGAACTCAAGCACATGGGTCTGGCCGATGACAGCATGACCGTTTTTTCCTTCTGGCCGGACACGGTCATGATCAAGGAAATCGGCGATCCCCTGCAGGTCGGCGAGTATCTGGGTCTGGACCGGCCCGAAATCAAGAGTCGCCTGATCCTGGCCCAGGGCCGTCAGAACACGAACTACGCCATCAACCTCTACGCCTGTCATCCCTTCTTCATCGAGGGCCTGAGCACCATGACCAACGGCGAGAACACGGCGTTCGTGCCCATCCGCGACTACCTTTCCAGCCAGGGTGTGTCCGGCTATGAAGGCTACAACTCGGATTCCGAGGTTTTCACGCACATCCTGCACTACACGATCAAGAAGCTGGGCCTGCCGTTTGCGGCCTACAAGCACATCATCACGCCCCTCAAGGATCACGAGATGGCCGCGCATCCGGACAAGGCCTTTTTGACCAAGCTGAAGCAGATCTGCCGACGGCTGATCATTGATGGCCCCAACTGCGTCATCGGCTGTCTGCCGGACAAATCCATGTTCATGGTGCAGGACAGCAAGAAGCTGCGCCCCGGTGTGGTCGGCGGCCGTCCCGGTCTGTACGCGTTCTCGTCCGAGATCTGCGGCCTGGATCTGGCCATTCCCGATCGCGACAAGTCCCAGGATTTTCAACCCATGCATCTTGATTCGGCCATTGTCGGCCCGGACCGTCAGGAGATCACACTATGTCGGCAAACACAGCCATTAGCCCTTCCCAACTGA
- a CDS encoding lytic transglycosylase domain-containing protein, which produces MNEHRRNLLKAALAPLLLPLTAPLAEASTPPLSEVSEIRVIQTKDPANILERVSEPGFTMGLTNSVLGFLQDTHPTGNLPVWNQPASQVDLRSRIPRIADQVVRGVIRHASIYPVDPCWIMGQMMAESYFYEFAVSSALAVGPCQFISATARGYGLICADTRLADPTSIQRPDLDADFERATELRQRVRSLRRKYSDLFNRPEKILRSLLAARTTGATPPNVAEYGPALELMDQMQAQYAQARNNYRQFLNANFQNRSIFKPEDVAFFERFDQRVLHDHAINAMVRMMAENLRARGGNILAATAGYNAGLGNTGSSPGVYATYGRIPNFGETVNYVSKILVNHHEISRRI; this is translated from the coding sequence ATGAATGAACATCGTCGCAATCTGCTCAAGGCCGCCCTGGCTCCCCTACTGCTGCCCCTGACGGCGCCGTTGGCCGAGGCCTCCACGCCTCCCCTGTCCGAAGTTTCGGAGATCCGGGTCATCCAGACCAAGGACCCCGCCAATATCTTGGAACGCGTTTCCGAACCAGGTTTCACCATGGGCCTGACCAATTCGGTGCTGGGTTTTCTCCAGGATACGCATCCCACCGGCAATCTTCCGGTCTGGAACCAGCCCGCGTCCCAGGTGGATCTGAGGTCCCGTATCCCGCGCATCGCCGACCAGGTGGTGCGTGGCGTCATCCGTCATGCGTCCATCTATCCGGTGGACCCCTGCTGGATCATGGGCCAGATGATGGCGGAATCCTATTTTTATGAATTCGCCGTGTCGTCGGCCCTGGCCGTGGGGCCGTGCCAATTCATCTCGGCCACGGCCAGGGGCTACGGTCTGATCTGCGCCGACACACGTCTGGCCGATCCGACCTCGATCCAACGTCCGGATCTGGACGCGGATTTCGAACGGGCCACGGAATTGCGCCAGCGTGTCCGCAGTCTCCGGCGCAAGTATAGCGATCTCTTCAACCGCCCCGAAAAAATTTTGCGCTCCCTGCTCGCGGCCCGAACCACCGGCGCGACGCCGCCCAATGTCGCGGAGTACGGTCCGGCGCTGGAACTCATGGACCAGATGCAAGCCCAGTATGCCCAGGCCCGCAACAACTATCGCCAGTTTTTGAACGCGAATTTTCAGAACCGTTCCATCTTCAAGCCCGAGGACGTGGCCTTTTTCGAACGCTTCGACCAACGCGTCCTCCATGACCACGCGATCAACGCCATGGTCCGGATGATGGCCGAAAACCTGCGCGCGCGCGGCGGCAACATCCTGGCCGCCACCGCCGGCTACAACGCCGGGCTGGGCAACACCGGTTCGTCGCCGGGAGTCTACGCGACATACGGGCGCATCCCGAACTTCGGTGAAACGGTGAACTACGTCAGCAAAATCCTGGTCAACCATCACGAAATCTCCCGCCGCATCTGA
- a CDS encoding DUF1992 domain-containing protein, with translation MNVLAELAERAILDAQAKGDFDNLRGQGQPIPLESDPFMPEHLRMAYKMLKNGGYVPEEIQTQREIRSLIECLERETDEFRKMRQIQKVNLLMVKAKLRHGGLLLEENEAYYHKVVSRITLNQP, from the coding sequence ATGAACGTCCTGGCGGAGCTGGCGGAACGGGCCATTCTGGACGCCCAGGCCAAGGGCGACTTCGACAACCTGCGGGGACAGGGCCAGCCCATCCCCCTGGAGTCCGACCCCTTCATGCCCGAACATCTGCGCATGGCCTATAAGATGCTGAAAAACGGCGGCTACGTGCCCGAGGAAATCCAGACCCAGCGGGAGATTCGTTCCCTGATCGAATGTCTGGAACGCGAAACCGACGAATTCCGCAAGATGCGCCAGATCCAGAAGGTGAATCTGCTCATGGTGAAAGCCAAGCTGCGACACGGTGGGTTGCTCCTGGAAGAAAACGAGGCCTATTATCACAAGGTCGTGTCCCGAATCACCCTGAACCAGCCCTGA